In one Betta splendens chromosome 14, fBetSpl5.4, whole genome shotgun sequence genomic region, the following are encoded:
- the slc7a3a gene encoding cationic amino acid transporter 3a gives MANKLSNVGKMLLRRRALDCSGDETRFARCLSTLDLIALGVGSTLGAGVYVLAGEVAREKAGPAIVLCFLIAALSSMLAGLCYAEFGARVPKTGSAYLYSYVTVGEIWAFITGWNLILSYVIGTASVARAWSSNFDNLVEQKISGFFQTHMTMQVPGDVLAKYPDLFALILVLLLTGLLAFGVSESALVNKIFTCINLVVLGFVIISGFVKGNTDNWKLEEKDYLDYINRTATTATNATNSTSINFGTGGFAPFGLEGVLSGAATCFYAFVGFDCIATTSEEAKNPMRSIPIGIVASLLICFFAYFGVSAALTLMMPYYELNTKSPLPEAFSYVGWAPARYIVSVGSLCALSTSLLGSMFPMPRVIYAMAEDGLLFRILSRMNDRTKTPLLATIASGVVAALMAFLFDLGALVDLMSIGTLLAYSLVAICVLILRYQPGTLNSSSQMEKLVELVEGEKVAVNGGDSGDEYGTEMEEMPLHETFTLKLLFCPSRKTPTQTSGKIVYATTAVVSVLITILCIILANGQTELPKGNVYVIVPCVIFTLLCGVCFIIIARQPESKENLTFKVPLLPWLPLFSVFVNIYLMMQLDMGTWIRFTVWMIIGFAIYFLYGIRNSSEAASTSPPRKYEPAPQTKSPIYKGAPDDSDLEAGSSP, from the exons ATGGCCAACAAGCTGTCCAACGTTGGCAAGATGCTGCTGCGCCGCAGAGCTCTGGACTGCTCCGGGGACGAGACCCGCTTCGCCCGCTGCCTCTCCACCCTGGACCTCATTGCCTTGGGCGTGGGCTCCACGCTCGGCGCCGGCGTCTACGTCCTCGCTGGCGAGGTGGCGCGGGAAAAGGCCGGGCCGGCTAtcgtcctctgcttcctcatcgCCGCCCTGTCCTCCATGTTGGCCGGCCTGTGCTACGCCGAGTTCGGAGCCCGTGTCCCCAAGACGGGCTCCGCGTACCTGTACAGCTACGTGACTGTGGGCGAAATCTGGGCCTTCATCACGGGCTGGAACCTCATCCTCTCATATGTCATAG GTACGGCCAGTGTAGCCAGGGCTTGGAGCTCGAACTTCGACAACCTGGTAGAACAAAAGATTTCTGGTTTCTTCCAAACCCACATGACGATGCAGGTGCCGGGTGACGTGCTGGCAAAGTACCCGGACCTGTTCGCTCTCATCCTGGTCCTATTGCTCACTG GACTCCTGGCTTTTGGTGTGAGCGAGTCTGCGCTGGTCAATAAGATCTTCACCTGCATTAACCTGGTGGTTCTGGGCTTCGTTATCATCTCCGGCTTCGTTAAGGGGAACACTGATAACTGGAAGCTCGAAGAGAAAGACTACCTGGACTACATAAACAGGACCGCTACGACCGCCACAAACGCTACCAACTCTACGAG CATAAACTTTGGCACTGGTGGCTTTGCTCCATTCGGCCTCGAGGGAGTCCTGTCTGGTGCCGCCACCTGCTTCTATGCCTTCGTGGGCTTTGACTGCATCGCCACAACaa GTGAAGAAGCAAAGAACCCCATGCGTTCCATTCCCATCGGCATCGTGGCCTCGCTGCTGATCTGTTTCTTCGCCTACTTCGGCGTGTCTGCTGCCCTCACCTTGATGATGCCGTATTACGAGCTAAACACCAAAAGTCCTCTGCCCGAGGCCTTCAGCTACGTCGGCTGGGCCCCGGCCAGGTACATCGTGTCCGTGGGGTCTCTCTGCGCTCTGTCCACCAG tcTGCTGGGCTCCATGTTTCCCATGCCTCGAGTTATCTACGCTATGGCGGAAGACGGGCTGCTGTTCCGTATCTTGTCCAGGATGAACGATCGGACAAAGACTCCGCTCCTTGCAACCATTGCTTCTGGTGTTGTTGCAG CCCTCATGGCCTTCTTGTTCGACCTGGGAGCCCTGGTTGACCTCATGTCCATTGGAACCTTGCTTGCATACTCTTTAGTGGCCATCTGCGTCCTCATTCTCAG GTACCAGCCGGGCACCCTGAATTCGTCCAGCCAGATGgagaagctggtggagctggtggaagGAGAGAAGGTGGCCGTCAACGGCGGGGACAGCGGTGACGAGTACGGCacggagatggaggagatgccGCTGCACGAGACCTTCACGCTCAAGCTGCTTTTCTGCCCGAGCAGGAAGACCCCAACGCAGACCTCTGGGAAAATAGTCTACGCCACCACAGCCGTTGTCT CTGTTCTTATCACCATACTTTGCATTATCCTGGCCAACGGTCAGACAGAGCTGCCGAAGGGGAATGTTTATGTTATCGTGCCCTGTGTCATTTTCACCTTGCTCTGCGGCGTCTGTTTCATCATCATCGCCAGGCAGCCCGAGAGCAAAGAGAACCTCACCTTCAAG gtGCCCCTTCTTCCTTGGCTGCCCCTGTTCAGCGTTTTTGTCAACATCTACCTCATGATGCAGCTGGACATGGGTACATGGATACGCTTCACCGTCTGGATGATCATTG GTTTTGCCATCTACTTCTTGTATGGTATTAGAAACAGCAGTGAAGCTGCCAGCACATCGCCCCCTCGCAAATATGAGCCCGCACCACAGACCAAGAGCCCAATTTACAAGGGGGCTCCTGACGACAGCGACCTGGAAGCAGGGAGCAGCCCCTGA
- the rab38c gene encoding ras-related protein Rab-32 codes for MRFIFAAAMQRELLFKVLVIGDLGVGKTSIIKRYVHQIYSQHYRTTIGVDFALKVLQWDKDTVIRLQLWDIAGQERYGNMTRVYYREAVGALVVFDVTRASTFDAVMKWKDDLDQKVTLNHGVPVPAVLLANKSDQAPCQQPRLDSFCRENGFVGWFETSAKENTNIEEGARCLVEHILSHEEAPERDAGSLVLSGPSAGAKEQLACLSCAK; via the exons ATGCG ATTTATTTTCGCTGCAGCGATGCAGCGGGAGCTACTGTTCAAAGTCCTGGTCATCGGGGACCTGGGAGTCGGGAAAACGTCCATCATCAAGCGTTACGTGCATCAGATCTACTCGCAGCACTACAGAACCACCATCGGGGTGGACTTCGCCCTGAAGGTGCTGCAGTGGGACAAGGACACGGTGATccggctgcagctgtgggacaTCGCAg GGCAGGAGCGCTACGGGAACATGACCCGGGTCTACTACCGCGAGGCCGTGGGGGCTCTGGTGGTGTTCGACGTGACGAGGGCCTCCACGTTTGACGCCGTGATGAAGTGGAAGGACGACCTGGACCAGAAG gTGACCCTGAACCACGGGGTGCCGGTTCCGGCTGTGCTCCTGGCCAACAAGTCGGACCAGGCGCCGTGCCAGCAGCCCCGGCTGGACTCCTTCTGCAGGGAGAACGGCTTCGTGGGCTGGTTCGAGACCTCGGCCaag GAAAACACCAACATCGAGGAGGGGGCGCGCTGCTTGGTGGAGCACATCCTGAGCCACGAGGAGGCACCGGAGAGGGACGCCGGCTCCCTGGTTCTGTCCGGACCCTCGGCCGGCGCCAAGGAGCAGCTCGCCTGCTTGTCCTGCGCCAAATGA
- the LOC114869529 gene encoding ras-related protein Rab-39B-like has protein sequence METIWLYQFRLIVIGDSTVGKSCLIRRFTEGRFAQASDPTVGVDFFSRLVEIEPGKRVKLQIWDTAGQERFRSITRAYYRNSVGGLLLFDITNRRSFQNVHSWLEEARSHVQPHAIVFLLVGHKCDLEAQRQVSPHEAEELAGAFGMRYVETSARDAINVEKAFVDLTRSIFELVKSKDIQIQDGWEGVKSGFVPNTVHSSEEVSGGGRQCFC, from the exons ATGGAGACCATATGGCTCTATCAGTTTCGTCTGATCGTCATCGGCGACTCCACGGTCGGGAAATCGTGTCTGATTCGCAGGTTCACCGAGGGCCGCTTCgcgcaggcgtcggacccaacCGTGGGGGTGGACTTCTTCTCGCGCCTGGTGGAGATCGAGCCGGGCAAACGGGTCAAACTCCAGATCTGGGACACCGCGGGCCAGGAGCGGTTCAG GTCCATCACCAGGGCCTACTACCGCAACTCAGTGGGGGGTCTCCTGCTCTTCGACATCACGAACCGCCGCTCCTTCCAGAACGTGCACAGCTGGCTGGAGGAGGCGCGGAGCCACGTGCAGCCGCACGCCATCGTCTTCCTGCTGGTGGGCCACAAGTGCGACCTGGAGGCCCAGCGCCAGGTGAGCCCGCACGAGGCCGAGGAGCTGGCGGGCGCCTTCGGCATGCGCTACGTGGAGACGTCGGCGCGCGACGCCATCAACGTGGAGAAG GCCTTCGTGGATTTGACGAGGTCCATATTTGAGCTGGTGAAGAGCAAGGACATCCAGATCCAGGACGGCTGGGAGGGCGTGAAGAGCGGCTTCGTTCCCAACACCGTGCACTCGTCGGAGGAGGTCTCCGGCGGCGGCCGCCAGTGCTTCTGCTGA